The following are from one region of the Variovorax sp. V213 genome:
- the ssuE gene encoding NADPH-dependent FMN reductase, with translation MSVLLIAGSPSAPSRSTALLEAVAERLAGRNAQIERLAIRDLPAEALLLANWNHPAIERAIAQVARARVVVVATPVYKAAYSGVLKVFLDLLAQNALKGKTVLPLATGGSPHHMLALDYALRPVLHALSARHILPGVYATDSQIALTPENAYQVHADLAERLNEAVEVLATEGLKLPATHGFEPVPFSRVRCSV, from the coding sequence GTGTCCGTTCTCCTGATTGCTGGCAGCCCTTCGGCACCGTCGCGCTCCACCGCCTTGCTCGAGGCCGTGGCCGAGCGGCTGGCCGGCCGCAATGCGCAGATCGAGCGGCTCGCGATTCGCGATCTGCCGGCAGAGGCGCTGCTGCTGGCCAACTGGAACCATCCGGCCATCGAGCGCGCGATTGCGCAGGTGGCGCGTGCTCGCGTGGTGGTCGTGGCCACGCCGGTCTACAAGGCGGCCTACAGCGGCGTGCTGAAGGTCTTCCTCGATCTGCTGGCGCAGAACGCGCTCAAGGGCAAGACGGTGCTGCCGTTGGCCACCGGCGGCAGCCCGCACCACATGCTCGCGCTCGACTATGCGTTGCGGCCGGTGCTGCACGCGCTCTCGGCGCGCCACATCCTGCCGGGCGTCTACGCGACCGATTCGCAGATCGCGCTGACACCCGAGAACGCCTACCAGGTGCATGCGGACCTGGCCGAGCGGCTCAACGAGGCCGTCGAGGTGCTCGCGACCGAAGGGCTCAAGCTGCCCGCTACCCACGGCTTCGAGCCGGTCCCGTTTTCCCGCGTGCGATGTAGTGTCTGA
- a CDS encoding ATP-binding cassette domain-containing protein, producing the protein MSAVLKDIQPPAIAGGVRLEARGLHKRYGEREVLRNTQLGIEPGQFIAIVGRSGCGKSTLLRLIAGLEEATSGGLYTDGKAIDGLHDDTRIMFQEARLLPWRRVLDNVTLGLPGDAKARGKEVLAQVGLADRENEWPARLSGGQRQRVSLARALVHHPRLLLLDEPLGALDALTRIEMHRLIENLWLRHRFTALLVTHDVQEAVALADRVILIEDGRIALDENIALARPRSQGDPAFAAIEKRILDRVLQKAGEAEPAGTDASWLQPSAHTLRWAI; encoded by the coding sequence ATGAGTGCAGTTCTGAAAGACATCCAGCCACCGGCCATTGCCGGCGGCGTGCGCCTTGAGGCGCGCGGACTGCACAAGCGCTACGGCGAACGCGAGGTGCTGCGCAACACGCAACTCGGCATCGAGCCGGGGCAGTTCATCGCCATCGTCGGTCGCAGCGGCTGCGGCAAGAGCACGCTGCTGCGGCTCATTGCCGGGCTCGAGGAAGCCACCTCCGGCGGCCTCTATACCGACGGCAAGGCGATCGACGGCCTGCACGACGACACCCGGATCATGTTCCAGGAAGCGCGCCTGCTGCCCTGGCGACGCGTGCTCGACAACGTGACGCTGGGTCTGCCCGGCGACGCCAAGGCGCGCGGCAAGGAAGTGCTGGCGCAGGTGGGCCTGGCCGACCGCGAGAACGAATGGCCGGCGCGCCTGTCGGGCGGCCAGCGCCAGCGCGTGTCGCTTGCACGCGCATTGGTGCATCACCCGCGCCTGCTGCTGCTCGACGAGCCCCTGGGCGCGCTCGACGCGCTGACCCGCATCGAGATGCACCGCCTCATCGAAAACCTCTGGCTGCGCCACCGCTTCACCGCGCTGCTGGTGACGCACGACGTCCAGGAGGCCGTGGCCCTCGCGGACCGCGTGATCCTGATCGAGGACGGCCGCATTGCGCTCGACGAGAACATTGCGCTCGCCAGGCCTCGCTCGCAGGGCGATCCGGCTTTTGCGGCCATCGAGAAACGCATTCTCGACCGCGTGCTGCAGAAGGCCGGAGAGGCCGAACCCGCCGGCACCGACGCGAGCTGGCTGCAACCGTCCGCGCACACGCTGCGCTGGGCGATCTGA
- a CDS encoding molybdopterin-binding protein yields the protein MSIQAINVRNQFKGKVREIIRGDVVSEVDVETAWGIVTSVITTRSVDELQLKVGSDVVALVKSTEVSIAKL from the coding sequence ATGTCCATTCAAGCCATCAACGTCCGCAACCAGTTCAAGGGCAAGGTCCGCGAAATCATCCGCGGCGACGTCGTCTCCGAAGTCGACGTCGAAACCGCCTGGGGCATCGTGACCTCAGTCATCACCACGCGCTCGGTCGACGAACTGCAGCTCAAGGTGGGCTCCGACGTGGTCGCGCTCGTCAAGTCGACGGAGGTTTCGATCGCGAAGCTCTGA
- the ssuC gene encoding aliphatic sulfonate ABC transporter permease SsuC has product MTEQVQKLPAVVPSEENAGRALKAFGANVAGRLVPWLVPVGLIVFWQIASSLGWLSTRVLPAPVDVVKAAWTLAVSGELWTHVKVSAGRALAGLAIGGGTGLVLGLLTGSVKFFETLLDSTIQMVRNIPALALIPLVILWFGIDESAKLFLISVSVFFPIYLNTFHGIRNVDPQLIEMGRTYGLSRWQLYREVILPGALSSILVGLRFSLGLMWVILIVAETISAQAGIGYLTMNAREFLQTDIVLVGILLYALLGKLADLFARGLEQWWLRWHPGYQKKPK; this is encoded by the coding sequence ATGACGGAACAAGTGCAAAAGCTGCCGGCGGTCGTGCCTTCAGAAGAAAACGCCGGCCGGGCGCTCAAGGCCTTCGGCGCCAACGTGGCGGGGCGGCTGGTGCCGTGGCTCGTGCCGGTGGGGCTGATCGTCTTCTGGCAGATCGCTTCATCGCTGGGCTGGCTCTCCACGCGGGTGCTGCCGGCGCCGGTGGATGTGGTCAAGGCCGCCTGGACGCTGGCGGTGTCGGGCGAGCTCTGGACGCACGTCAAGGTGAGCGCGGGCCGCGCGCTCGCGGGCCTCGCCATCGGCGGCGGAACCGGGCTGGTGCTGGGCCTCTTGACAGGGTCGGTGAAGTTCTTCGAGACGCTGCTCGACTCGACCATCCAGATGGTGCGCAACATTCCCGCGCTGGCGCTCATTCCGCTCGTGATCCTGTGGTTCGGCATCGACGAGTCGGCCAAGCTGTTTCTCATCTCGGTGTCGGTGTTCTTTCCGATCTACCTCAACACCTTTCACGGCATCCGCAACGTCGATCCGCAGCTGATCGAGATGGGCCGCACCTATGGCCTCTCGCGCTGGCAGCTGTACCGCGAGGTGATCCTGCCGGGTGCGCTGTCGTCCATCCTGGTGGGCCTGCGCTTCTCGCTCGGGCTGATGTGGGTGATCCTGATCGTGGCCGAAACCATCTCGGCGCAGGCCGGCATCGGCTACCTCACGATGAATGCCCGCGAGTTCCTGCAGACCGACATCGTGCTGGTGGGCATCCTGCTGTATGCGCTGCTCGGCAAGCTGGCCGACCTGTTCGCGCGCGGGCTGGAGCAATGGTGGCTGCGCTGGCATCCCGGCTACCAGAAGAAGCCGAAGTGA
- the ssuD gene encoding FMNH2-dependent alkanesulfonate monooxygenase: MQIFWFLPTHGDSRYLGTSEGARPVDLAYLQQIAGAADNLGYEGVLIPTGRSCEDPWVIASSLIGATKNLKFLVAVRPGLHQPSLAARMAATFDRLSGGRLLVNLVTGGDQAELEGDGVYLDHAARYEQSAEFIRIWREILARSHDGLGFDYEGRHLSVKGAKLLYPPVQTPYPPVWFGGSSAAAHELAAEQVDAYLTWGEPPAEVARKIADVRNRAARKGRSVEFGIRLHVIVRETEDAAWKAAEELISRVDDETVIRAQAAFARMDSEGQRRMAALHAGGAKRSRAELEISPNLWAGVGLVRGGAGTALVGDPRTVAARIEEYAALGLDKFILSGYPHLEEAYRFAELVFPLLSRKAQARLAGGSLSGPFGEVVANLDAPSRLASQS, encoded by the coding sequence ATGCAGATATTCTGGTTTCTCCCCACCCACGGCGACAGCCGCTATCTCGGCACGAGCGAAGGCGCACGGCCCGTCGACCTGGCCTACCTGCAGCAGATCGCAGGTGCCGCCGACAACCTCGGCTACGAAGGCGTGCTCATTCCCACTGGCCGCTCATGCGAAGACCCCTGGGTGATCGCTTCGAGCCTGATCGGTGCGACGAAGAATCTCAAGTTCCTGGTTGCGGTGCGACCTGGGCTGCACCAGCCCAGCCTCGCTGCGCGCATGGCCGCGACCTTCGATCGGCTCTCGGGCGGCCGCCTGCTGGTGAACCTGGTGACCGGCGGCGACCAGGCCGAACTCGAAGGCGACGGCGTGTACCTGGATCATGCGGCGCGCTACGAGCAGTCGGCCGAGTTCATCCGCATCTGGCGCGAGATTCTTGCGCGCAGCCACGACGGCCTGGGCTTCGACTACGAGGGCCGCCACCTGAGTGTGAAGGGCGCCAAGCTGCTCTATCCGCCGGTGCAGACCCCCTATCCGCCGGTGTGGTTCGGCGGTTCGTCGGCCGCCGCGCACGAACTCGCGGCCGAGCAGGTCGATGCCTACCTCACCTGGGGCGAGCCGCCCGCCGAGGTGGCCAGGAAGATCGCCGACGTGCGCAACCGCGCTGCGCGCAAGGGCCGCAGCGTCGAGTTCGGCATCCGGCTGCATGTGATCGTGCGCGAAACCGAAGACGCCGCGTGGAAAGCTGCCGAAGAACTGATCAGCCGTGTCGACGACGAGACCGTGATCCGCGCCCAGGCCGCCTTTGCGCGCATGGATTCCGAAGGCCAGCGCCGCATGGCCGCGCTGCATGCGGGCGGCGCCAAGCGATCGCGCGCAGAGTTGGAGATTTCGCCCAACCTCTGGGCCGGCGTGGGCCTGGTGCGCGGCGGCGCGGGCACCGCGCTGGTGGGCGACCCCCGGACCGTGGCGGCGCGCATCGAGGAATACGCGGCACTCGGCCTCGACAAATTCATTCTCTCGGGCTACCCGCATCTCGAAGAGGCCTACCGATTCGCCGAGCTGGTGTTTCCGCTGCTCTCGCGCAAGGCGCAGGCACGGCTCGCGGGCGGTTCGCTGAGCGGGCCATTCGGTGAAGTGGTCGCCAATCTCGACGCGCCTTCGCGCCTCGCTTCCCAAAGCTAA
- a CDS encoding sulfonate ABC transporter substrate-binding protein yields the protein MTSISIPRRRLLQGTAAAMALPSFAALAQAPARQLRIGHQKGALSILKGRGTLEKRLAPLGVALKWTEFTAGPVQLEALNVGSIDFGDVGEAPPIFAQAAGAPLAYVATTLPRPQSEAVLVPRGSAARTVADLKGKKIALNKGSNVHYFVVKLFEKHGLAYSDLNLVYLPPADARAAFEKGSVDAWVIWDPFLAAAEKSLDARILADATGVVGNRGYYFSSLGYVAKNADVLAIAIEEINKVDVWGTANKNDLAAEFAALWGLPKPVADLTVARAAYGTSPISKAVLAEQQKIADTFFELKLIPRKISVLEAAAAGTL from the coding sequence ATGACTTCGATTTCCATTCCGCGCCGCCGCCTGTTGCAGGGCACCGCCGCCGCGATGGCGCTGCCTTCGTTCGCGGCGTTGGCCCAGGCGCCCGCGCGGCAGTTGCGCATCGGCCACCAGAAGGGGGCTCTCAGCATCCTCAAGGGCCGCGGCACGCTCGAGAAGCGCCTGGCGCCGCTCGGCGTGGCGCTGAAGTGGACCGAGTTCACGGCCGGTCCGGTGCAGCTCGAAGCACTGAACGTCGGATCCATCGACTTCGGCGACGTGGGGGAAGCGCCCCCCATCTTCGCGCAGGCCGCAGGCGCGCCGCTGGCCTATGTGGCGACCACGCTGCCGCGGCCCCAGTCGGAAGCGGTGCTGGTGCCCAGGGGCTCCGCCGCCAGGACCGTGGCCGACCTGAAGGGAAAGAAGATCGCGCTCAACAAGGGCTCGAACGTCCACTACTTCGTCGTCAAGCTGTTCGAGAAGCATGGCCTCGCGTACAGCGACCTGAACCTCGTCTACCTGCCGCCCGCCGACGCGCGCGCCGCGTTCGAGAAGGGCTCGGTCGATGCTTGGGTGATCTGGGACCCGTTTCTTGCCGCCGCCGAAAAGTCGCTCGACGCCCGCATCCTGGCCGACGCGACCGGCGTGGTGGGCAACCGCGGCTATTACTTCTCGTCGCTCGGCTACGTGGCGAAGAACGCCGACGTGCTGGCCATTGCCATCGAGGAGATCAACAAGGTCGACGTCTGGGGCACCGCCAACAAGAACGATCTTGCCGCCGAGTTCGCGGCCCTGTGGGGCCTGCCCAAGCCCGTGGCCGACCTGACGGTGGCGCGCGCGGCCTATGGCACCAGCCCGATCAGCAAGGCCGTGCTCGCCGAGCAGCAGAAGATCGCCGACACCTTCTTCGAACTGAAGCTGATCCCGCGAAAGATCAGCGTGCTCGAGGCCGCCGCGGCGGGCACGCTGTGA
- the panE gene encoding 2-dehydropantoate 2-reductase — MRFLVVGAGALGGYFGGRLLEAGRDVTFLLRPRRAAQIAKTGLAIQSPFGNLQLPSPPHVMAEDIEAPFDVIVVASKAYDLDSTMDSFAPAVGPGTVILPLLNGMKHIDRLVERFGNERVLGGLCMISATLDDEGRVLHLNDMHGLSYGERAGGRSARVDAIEAQFAGAKFDATASETISQDMWEKWVFIASAAGLTSLMRASIGDIVASGGQDVALAIFDECCAIAAHNGFAPRPAAVERGRKIVTAAGSAMTASMYKDIVRGAPVEADHIIGDLLSRAARAESPVPSVLRTAYVHLKAYEARAALASRGATPT; from the coding sequence ATGCGATTTCTGGTGGTGGGTGCCGGCGCACTCGGTGGTTATTTCGGCGGCCGGTTGCTGGAGGCGGGGCGCGACGTGACCTTTCTGCTGCGCCCTCGGCGCGCGGCGCAGATCGCGAAGACCGGGCTGGCGATTCAAAGCCCCTTCGGCAACCTGCAGCTGCCTTCGCCGCCCCACGTGATGGCCGAAGACATCGAGGCGCCATTCGACGTGATCGTTGTCGCAAGCAAGGCCTACGACCTCGATTCGACAATGGATTCCTTCGCGCCAGCGGTGGGGCCGGGCACGGTCATTCTTCCTCTGCTCAACGGCATGAAACACATCGACCGCCTGGTCGAGCGCTTCGGCAACGAGCGCGTGCTGGGCGGCCTTTGCATGATTTCCGCCACGCTGGACGACGAAGGCCGCGTGCTGCACCTCAACGACATGCACGGCCTGAGCTATGGCGAGCGCGCCGGCGGCCGATCGGCACGGGTCGATGCCATCGAGGCGCAATTCGCAGGGGCGAAGTTCGATGCCACCGCGAGCGAGACCATCTCGCAGGACATGTGGGAGAAATGGGTCTTCATCGCCTCGGCGGCGGGCCTCACGAGCCTGATGCGCGCATCCATCGGCGACATCGTGGCGTCAGGGGGACAGGACGTGGCGCTCGCGATCTTCGACGAATGCTGCGCCATTGCCGCGCACAACGGATTCGCGCCGCGCCCCGCTGCCGTCGAGCGCGGCCGCAAGATCGTGACCGCGGCGGGCTCGGCGATGACGGCTTCCATGTACAAGGACATCGTGCGCGGCGCGCCGGTCGAGGCCGACCACATCATCGGCGACCTGTTGAGCCGCGCCGCGCGGGCCGAATCGCCGGTGCCTTCGGTGCTGCGCACGGCCTACGTGCATCTCAAGGCCTACGAGGCGCGGGCCGCACTGGCCAGCCGCGGCGCTACTCCGACTTGA
- the epsC gene encoding serine O-acetyltransferase EpsC — translation MVNFEVSDIVRALHDARNEWRDSQRRSREPGAREFPSRDALAQIVELLKGALFPMRLGPPELRHESEDFYVGHTLSTALESLVVQARLELNFNARHQPRPASEIDQMATEAVRQFASALPGLRRLLDSDVLAAYQGDPAARSVDEVLLCYPGVLAMIHHRFAHRLYELGLPLLARIVAELAHAQTGIDIHPGAQIDAGFFMDHGTGVVIGETAIIGKRVRLYQAVTLGAKRFPTDAEGNLQKGLPRHPVVEDDVVIYAGATILGRVTLGRGAVIGGNVWITEDVKPGASVTQASLQNAPKANAP, via the coding sequence ATGGTCAACTTCGAAGTGAGCGATATCGTCCGCGCGCTGCACGACGCGCGCAACGAGTGGCGCGATTCGCAGCGCCGTTCGCGCGAACCCGGCGCGCGCGAGTTTCCCTCGCGCGATGCGCTTGCGCAGATCGTGGAGCTGCTCAAGGGCGCGCTGTTTCCGATGCGGCTCGGGCCGCCCGAACTGCGCCACGAGAGTGAAGATTTCTACGTCGGCCATACGCTGAGCACGGCCCTGGAATCCCTGGTGGTGCAGGCGCGGCTGGAGCTGAACTTCAATGCGCGCCACCAGCCGCGGCCCGCGAGCGAGATCGACCAGATGGCGACCGAGGCGGTTCGCCAGTTCGCAAGTGCGCTGCCGGGCCTGCGCCGACTGCTCGACAGCGACGTGCTTGCGGCGTACCAGGGGGATCCGGCCGCGCGCAGCGTCGACGAGGTGCTGCTGTGCTACCCCGGCGTGCTCGCAATGATCCACCACCGCTTTGCGCACCGGCTCTACGAACTCGGCCTGCCGCTGCTGGCGCGTATCGTGGCCGAACTCGCGCATGCACAGACAGGCATCGACATCCACCCCGGCGCGCAGATCGACGCGGGCTTCTTCATGGACCACGGCACGGGCGTGGTGATCGGCGAGACGGCGATCATCGGCAAGCGCGTGCGCCTGTACCAGGCCGTGACGCTGGGCGCCAAGCGCTTTCCCACCGACGCCGAGGGCAACCTGCAGAAGGGCCTGCCGCGGCATCCGGTGGTGGAGGACGACGTGGTGATCTACGCCGGCGCCACCATCCTTGGCCGCGTGACGCTGGGGAGGGGTGCGGTCATCGGCGGCAACGTGTGGATCACTGAGGATGTGAAGCCGGGCGCCAGCGTGACGCAGGCCAGCCTGCAGAACGCGCCAAAGGCAAACGCGCCATAG
- a CDS encoding NAD(P)/FAD-dependent oxidoreductase: protein MSLPQATSSASSMPPGADQSCDVLVIGGGPAGATISALLAQQGREVVLLEKAHHPRFHIGESLLPANVELFDKLGVRDQVEKIGMPKFGIEFVSPEHEHRSYVDFAEGWDKTLDSAWQVRRSELDELLFRNAATRGAQTVEGCKVRDVAFDADGATVQAEMDDGARRSWRARFVVDATGRDTLLANKFRCKEKNPDHNSTALFGHFTNAERLEGKKEGNISICWFPHGWFWFIPLADGTTSVGAVCWPYYLKTRDKPLKDFFYDTIALCPVLVERLKNATLVDDAVHATGNFSYSSTHATGDRYLMLGDAFTFIDPMFSSGVYLAMHSAFDGAQLVATALDKPAELAPARKDFEAMMRKGPREYSWFIYRVTNPTIRDMFMHPGNPFRVKEGLMSLLAGDIYRGTPMWRALGMFKFLYYFISITHMRRTWEGWKRHRFNIRDMGALKGETILKSE from the coding sequence ATGTCCTTGCCTCAAGCCACTTCCTCCGCTTCTTCCATGCCCCCGGGCGCCGACCAGTCCTGCGATGTGCTCGTGATCGGCGGGGGCCCCGCGGGTGCCACGATTTCGGCGCTGCTCGCGCAGCAGGGCCGAGAGGTGGTGCTGCTCGAAAAGGCGCATCACCCGCGATTTCACATCGGCGAATCGCTGCTGCCGGCGAACGTGGAGCTTTTCGACAAGCTCGGCGTGCGCGACCAGGTCGAGAAGATCGGGATGCCCAAATTCGGCATCGAGTTCGTCTCGCCGGAGCATGAGCACCGCAGCTACGTGGACTTTGCCGAAGGCTGGGACAAGACGCTCGACTCTGCCTGGCAGGTGCGCCGCTCGGAACTCGACGAACTGCTGTTCCGCAACGCCGCCACGCGCGGCGCGCAGACGGTCGAAGGCTGCAAGGTGCGCGACGTGGCCTTCGATGCCGACGGCGCCACGGTGCAGGCCGAAATGGACGACGGTGCCAGGCGCAGCTGGCGCGCCCGCTTCGTGGTGGACGCGACGGGGCGCGACACGCTGCTGGCCAACAAATTCCGCTGCAAGGAAAAGAACCCCGACCACAACAGCACTGCGCTGTTCGGCCACTTCACCAACGCCGAACGGCTCGAAGGCAAGAAGGAAGGCAACATCAGCATCTGCTGGTTCCCGCACGGCTGGTTCTGGTTCATTCCGCTGGCCGATGGCACCACCAGCGTGGGCGCGGTCTGCTGGCCCTACTACCTGAAGACGCGCGACAAGCCGCTGAAAGACTTTTTCTACGACACCATTGCGCTGTGCCCGGTGCTGGTGGAACGGCTCAAGAACGCCACTCTGGTCGACGATGCGGTGCACGCCACCGGCAATTTCTCGTACTCGAGCACCCATGCCACGGGCGACCGCTACCTGATGCTGGGCGACGCCTTTACCTTCATCGACCCGATGTTCTCGTCGGGCGTGTACCTCGCCATGCACAGTGCCTTCGACGGCGCCCAACTGGTGGCCACGGCCCTCGACAAGCCCGCCGAGCTGGCGCCCGCGCGGAAGGACTTCGAAGCCATGATGCGCAAGGGGCCGCGCGAATACTCATGGTTCATCTACCGCGTGACCAACCCGACGATCCGCGACATGTTCATGCATCCCGGCAATCCGTTCCGCGTGAAGGAGGGGCTGATGTCGCTGCTGGCCGGTGATATCTACCGCGGTACGCCGATGTGGCGGGCGCTCGGCATGTTCAAGTTTCTCTACTACTTCATCTCGATCACCCACATGCGCCGCACGTGGGAGGGGTGGAAGCGGCACCGCTTCAACATCCGGGACATGGGTGCGCTGAAGGGCGAGACGATCCTCAAGTCGGAGTAG
- a CDS encoding aliphatic sulfonate ABC transporter substrate-binding protein, which produces MTSHSTISRRTAIATLGALGAGAVLAQGATARPATVRLGYQKSSTLTAVLKAQGTLDKQLAPLNTTLSWHEFTSGLPLLEALNLGNLDISADVADTVPVFAQAAGAELTFVAQEAPSPAAQAILVREDSPLKSVSDLKGKKVGFAKAAGAHYLLIAALEKAGLSFKDVEPAYLTPADGRAAFERGAIDAWVVWDPFLAAAQRQARVRVLADGTGIASYQRYYLAGTRFANARPDVLRVVYAELEKTGKWVKQNPKEAAALLSPVWGLDAATIEQANARRSYAVRPVVAEALTEQQRIADAFFAEKLLPRKINALDVALFQPSLKS; this is translated from the coding sequence ATGACTTCACATTCCACAATTTCGCGCCGCACGGCCATCGCAACCCTGGGCGCACTGGGTGCCGGTGCGGTGCTGGCCCAGGGCGCCACGGCTCGCCCTGCCACGGTGCGGCTCGGCTACCAGAAGTCCTCGACACTGACTGCGGTGCTCAAGGCGCAGGGCACGCTCGACAAGCAGCTGGCTCCGCTCAATACCACGCTGAGCTGGCATGAGTTCACCAGCGGCCTTCCGCTGCTCGAGGCGCTGAACCTCGGCAACCTCGACATCAGCGCCGACGTGGCCGACACCGTGCCGGTATTCGCACAGGCCGCCGGCGCCGAGCTGACCTTTGTTGCACAGGAAGCGCCTTCGCCCGCCGCGCAGGCCATCCTCGTGCGCGAAGACTCGCCGCTCAAGTCGGTTTCCGACCTGAAGGGAAAGAAGGTCGGCTTTGCCAAGGCAGCCGGCGCGCATTACCTGCTGATCGCGGCCTTGGAGAAGGCTGGCCTGTCCTTCAAGGACGTCGAGCCCGCCTACCTGACACCGGCCGACGGCCGTGCCGCCTTCGAGCGCGGTGCCATCGACGCCTGGGTGGTATGGGACCCGTTCCTTGCCGCGGCACAGCGCCAGGCCAGGGTGCGCGTGCTGGCCGACGGCACGGGCATCGCGTCGTACCAGCGCTACTACCTTGCCGGTACCCGGTTCGCAAATGCGCGCCCGGATGTGCTGCGCGTGGTGTACGCCGAGCTGGAGAAAACCGGCAAATGGGTCAAGCAGAACCCCAAGGAAGCGGCGGCGCTGCTGTCGCCCGTGTGGGGCCTCGATGCGGCGACGATCGAGCAGGCCAATGCACGCCGCAGCTACGCGGTACGCCCTGTGGTGGCCGAGGCGCTGACCGAACAGCAGCGCATCGCCGATGCCTTCTTCGCGGAGAAGCTGCTGCCCAGAAAGATCAACGCGCTGGACGTGGCGCTCTTCCAACCGAGCCTGAAATCATGA
- a CDS encoding O-acetylhomoserine aminocarboxypropyltransferase/cysteine synthase family protein translates to MSQDWKFETLSVHAGYSPEPTTRAVAPPIYQTVAYAFDSAQHGADLFDLKVPGNIYTRINNPTQDVLEQRVAALEGGIAALALASGQAAVTYAIQTIAEAGDNIVSSTALYGGTYNLFAHTLPQFGITTRFADHRDPKSFEKLFDEKTKAVFVESLGNPAGNVTDIAAIAEIAHRHGVPLIVDNTVPSPYLSRPIEHGADIVVHSLTKYLGGHGTSIGGAIVDSGKFPWAQHKERFRRLNEPDVSYHGVVYTEALGPAAYIGRARVVPLRNTGAAISPFNAFLILQGIETLALRMDRISSNALSVAQHLATHKAVNWVNYAALEDHPDHALAKKYFGGKSSGVLTFGIGSGREGGAKFLDALKLFTRLVNIGDVRSLATHPASTTHRQLSPEELARAGVTEDTVRLSVGIEHIDDLIADLDQALAAAAG, encoded by the coding sequence ATGTCGCAAGACTGGAAATTCGAAACCCTGTCGGTGCACGCCGGCTACTCGCCCGAACCGACCACGCGCGCCGTGGCGCCGCCCATCTATCAAACGGTGGCCTATGCCTTCGACAGCGCCCAGCACGGTGCCGACCTGTTCGACCTGAAGGTGCCGGGCAACATCTACACCCGCATCAACAACCCGACGCAGGACGTGCTCGAGCAGCGCGTGGCCGCGCTCGAAGGCGGCATCGCCGCGCTGGCGCTGGCCTCGGGCCAGGCGGCCGTGACCTATGCGATCCAGACCATTGCGGAGGCGGGCGACAACATCGTCAGCAGCACCGCGCTCTATGGCGGCACCTACAACCTGTTTGCGCACACGCTGCCGCAGTTCGGCATCACCACGCGCTTCGCGGACCACCGGGATCCGAAGAGCTTCGAGAAGCTCTTCGACGAGAAGACCAAGGCGGTGTTCGTCGAATCGCTCGGCAACCCGGCCGGCAACGTGACCGACATCGCCGCCATTGCCGAGATCGCGCACCGCCACGGCGTGCCGCTGATCGTGGACAACACCGTGCCTTCGCCCTACCTGAGCCGGCCCATCGAGCATGGCGCCGACATCGTGGTGCACTCGCTCACCAAGTACCTGGGCGGCCATGGCACCAGCATTGGCGGCGCCATCGTCGATTCGGGCAAGTTCCCCTGGGCCCAGCACAAGGAGCGCTTCAGGCGCCTGAACGAACCCGACGTGAGCTACCACGGGGTGGTCTACACCGAGGCGCTGGGCCCGGCCGCCTACATCGGCCGTGCGCGCGTGGTGCCGCTGCGCAACACGGGTGCGGCCATCTCGCCGTTCAACGCCTTCCTGATCCTGCAGGGCATCGAGACGCTGGCGCTGCGCATGGACCGCATCAGCAGCAACGCGCTTTCGGTGGCACAGCACCTGGCGACGCACAAGGCCGTGAATTGGGTCAACTATGCGGCGCTCGAAGACCATCCCGACCATGCACTCGCGAAGAAGTACTTCGGCGGCAAGTCCAGCGGCGTGCTGACCTTCGGCATTGGAAGCGGCCGCGAGGGCGGGGCGAAGTTCCTCGATGCGCTGAAGCTCTTCACGCGGCTCGTGAACATCGGCGACGTGCGCTCGCTGGCCACGCACCCGGCCTCGACCACGCACCGCCAGCTCTCGCCGGAAGAACTGGCAAGGGCTGGGGTGACGGAAGACACCGTGCGGCTGTCGGTCGGCATCGAGCACATCGACGACCTGATTGCCGACCTCGACCAGGCGCTGGCCGCGGCGGCCGGGTGA